In a single window of the Gemmatimonadota bacterium genome:
- a CDS encoding F0F1 ATP synthase subunit alpha has product MANDSQLRASEIKDVLLKEIEKYEEDLQAEEIGEVLEVKDGIARIYGLTKAMASEMLEITAAATGETVTALALNLEEDNIGAVIMGEWTGLHEGDQVRRTGRVLEVPVGAGYLGRVVDALGSPQDGMGPIDGIEGARQIDIVAPGIVKRQPVHEPLQTGIKAIDSMIPIGRGQRELIIGDRGTGKSAVAIDTIINQKDTDVICIYCAIGQRAGKVRSVVETLRERGAMEYTIIVLASASDPAPLQYIAPYAATALAEHFMWQGKHTLVVYDDLSKQAQAYRQLSLILRRPPGREAYPGDVFYLHSRLLERASKLADDQGGGSLTALPIIETQGGDVSAYIPTNVISITDGQIFLEPDLFYSGVRPAVNVGISVSRVGGAAQIKAMKKVAGRLRLDLAQYRELEAFAQFGSDLDAVTQRQLARGARTVEMLKQPQYQPMPVESQVAVIYAVTNGFLDDFEVEKVRQWELGFHQDMAAKHQDVLDELRESGEMDEDLEERLVAAIESYNEAFAAEQSTAAASA; this is encoded by the coding sequence ATGGCCAACGACTCCCAGCTTCGCGCCAGCGAGATCAAGGACGTCCTTCTCAAGGAGATCGAGAAGTACGAAGAGGACCTCCAGGCCGAAGAGATCGGTGAAGTCCTCGAAGTGAAGGACGGGATCGCTCGCATCTACGGCCTCACGAAAGCGATGGCGTCGGAGATGCTCGAGATCACGGCAGCGGCCACCGGAGAGACCGTGACTGCGCTCGCGCTGAACCTCGAAGAGGACAACATCGGCGCCGTAATCATGGGTGAGTGGACCGGTCTGCACGAGGGTGACCAGGTGCGGCGCACCGGCCGCGTACTGGAGGTCCCCGTCGGCGCCGGGTATCTCGGGCGGGTCGTGGACGCGCTCGGTAGTCCGCAGGACGGAATGGGCCCGATCGACGGCATCGAGGGCGCTCGCCAGATCGATATCGTCGCGCCGGGTATCGTCAAGCGGCAGCCCGTCCACGAGCCGCTGCAGACGGGCATCAAGGCCATCGACTCGATGATCCCGATCGGTCGCGGTCAGCGCGAATTGATCATCGGCGACCGCGGTACGGGCAAGAGCGCCGTGGCGATCGACACGATCATCAACCAGAAGGACACCGACGTCATCTGCATCTACTGTGCCATCGGGCAACGGGCGGGTAAGGTCCGGAGTGTCGTGGAGACGCTGCGTGAGCGCGGAGCGATGGAGTACACGATCATCGTATTGGCGAGCGCGTCCGATCCCGCACCGTTGCAATACATCGCGCCGTACGCGGCGACCGCGCTCGCCGAGCACTTCATGTGGCAGGGCAAGCACACGCTCGTCGTATACGACGACCTCTCGAAGCAGGCACAGGCGTACCGCCAGCTCTCGCTGATCCTCCGCCGTCCTCCGGGACGTGAAGCGTATCCGGGGGACGTGTTCTACCTCCACTCGCGGCTGCTCGAGCGCGCGTCGAAGCTGGCCGACGACCAGGGTGGCGGCTCGCTGACCGCGCTGCCGATCATCGAGACGCAGGGTGGGGACGTTTCGGCCTACATCCCGACCAATGTGATCTCGATCACCGACGGTCAGATCTTCCTCGAGCCCGATCTGTTCTATTCCGGTGTGCGGCCCGCCGTGAACGTCGGTATCTCGGTATCGCGCGTCGGTGGTGCGGCGCAGATCAAGGCGATGAAGAAGGTCGCCGGCCGTCTGCGGCTCGACCTCGCGCAGTACCGTGAGTTGGAGGCGTTCGCCCAGTTCGGATCCGACCTGGACGCGGTGACACAGCGCCAACTGGCTCGTGGCGCACGCACCGTTGAGATGCTCAAGCAGCCCCAATACCAGCCGATGCCGGTCGAAAGTCAGGTCGCGGTGATCTACGCCGTGACCAACGGCTTCCTCGACGACTTTGAGGTGGAGAAGGTCCGCCAGTGGGAGCTCGGCTTCCATCAGGACATGGCCGCCAAGCATCAGGACGTGCTCGACGAGCTGCGTGAGAGCGGCGAGATGGATGAAGATCTCGAGGAGCGGCTCGTTGCCGCGATCGAGAGCTATAACGAGGCGTTCGCAGCCGAACAGTCCACGGCCGCGGCCTCGGCCTAG
- a CDS encoding VCBS repeat-containing protein: protein MFLNDGSGSFVEVGAEAGLESESGSTTMTLADVEGDGDLDLYITNYKAFSVLDVLPPEQRTFDSVVEEVDGGYRVRRGYERDFRVFERRDLGSVVYVQRGEADAFYLNDGHGRFEHVPFTGGRFLDEEGVPLTETPDFFGLSARFYDVTGNGAPDLYVANDFEDPDQFWLNDGNGTFRAAPRLALRTTSNAAMAVDFADIDRDGDVDFFEVDMLSRDRRLRMTQTPTHTALPKQIGVIDDRPQVMRNTMFLNRGDGTFAQMAELAGVDASEWSWGTMFMDVDLDGYEDILVATGHIWDIMDADTQRRLLTWGGDWREEFLLYPDLEADNVAFRNRGDLTFEEVGAEWGFALGDDISHGIASGDLDGDGDLDVVVTRLNDPVLVLRNDAAASRLTVRLLGRTPNTQGIGAKVLVRSGSLPEQSKEVTSGGMYLSGSEALQVFAADSGEITIEVRWRSGGTSVIDGVRANRLYEIREPAVAAERAEGSSATAETAPTPFFEDVSFLLGHRHVETPFDETRQQLLPNGLDRLGPGVTWYDVDDDGDVDLLIPSGRGGRLGFFRNDAGRFTDLSGRFAVASLDQSVALPMPTGSGTRILIGRSSYEAESPAAALAASAVLSLPVFGGVAYEAISGDTSSVGALATADIDSDGDLDLFVGGRLVPAAYPLPATSRLFLNEGGVFVLDVANRSVLESIGLVSAATFADIDGDGDPDLLLAREWAPLELLRNDGGVFLSVGSAWGLAELHSRWNGVATGDLDGDGRLDVVATSWGRNTRPAPRPERPLVLYFGDLDRSGSLDLLLVQRDARLDGLYPLQRLPRLLAAMPFLGQRVGSFSDFASATVQELFGEALTSAGRLEVNTYEHTLFLNRGDHFEAVPLPVEAQLAPAFYVGIADFDGDGNEDVFLSQNFFPTEIGAPRYDGGRGLWLRGDGTGGLVAVPGQESGIRVYGDGRGAALGDFDGDARVDLAVAQNGAATRLFRNVGATPGLRVRLVGPAGNPRGIGAWVRLVFPDGAGPVREITAGSGYWSVDSAVPVLGGTAGATAVRVRWPGGPEVEVPIPEGAIEVTVRYGSERSR, encoded by the coding sequence TTGTTCCTGAACGACGGCTCGGGCTCGTTCGTCGAGGTCGGCGCGGAGGCGGGGCTCGAGTCGGAGTCGGGAAGTACCACCATGACGTTAGCCGACGTCGAGGGGGACGGGGACCTCGACCTCTATATCACGAACTACAAGGCCTTCTCCGTGTTGGACGTTTTGCCACCGGAGCAGCGAACCTTCGACAGCGTCGTCGAGGAGGTCGACGGCGGGTATCGCGTACGGCGGGGCTACGAGCGTGACTTCCGCGTGTTCGAGCGCCGTGACCTGGGCAGCGTGGTCTACGTGCAGCGCGGGGAAGCGGACGCCTTTTACCTCAACGATGGACACGGACGCTTCGAGCACGTGCCGTTTACGGGCGGTCGCTTCCTCGACGAGGAGGGAGTGCCGCTGACCGAGACTCCGGACTTCTTCGGCCTGTCGGCGCGCTTCTACGACGTCACGGGGAACGGTGCGCCGGACCTGTATGTCGCGAACGACTTCGAGGACCCGGACCAGTTTTGGCTGAACGACGGGAACGGGACTTTCCGCGCCGCGCCGCGGCTGGCGTTGCGGACCACGAGCAACGCGGCGATGGCCGTTGATTTTGCGGACATCGACCGGGACGGCGACGTCGACTTCTTCGAGGTCGACATGCTGAGCCGCGACCGACGCCTCCGTATGACGCAGACGCCCACTCACACGGCCTTGCCGAAGCAGATAGGGGTCATCGACGACCGTCCGCAGGTGATGCGCAACACCATGTTTCTCAATCGTGGCGACGGGACCTTCGCGCAGATGGCCGAGCTGGCGGGCGTGGACGCGTCCGAGTGGTCGTGGGGCACGATGTTCATGGACGTCGATCTGGATGGGTACGAGGACATCCTGGTCGCGACCGGGCACATCTGGGACATCATGGACGCCGATACGCAGCGGCGGTTGCTCACGTGGGGTGGGGACTGGAGGGAGGAGTTCTTGCTCTATCCCGATCTGGAAGCGGACAACGTCGCGTTCCGCAATCGGGGAGATCTCACCTTCGAAGAAGTCGGCGCCGAGTGGGGCTTCGCCTTGGGCGACGATATCTCGCACGGCATCGCGTCGGGCGATCTCGACGGGGACGGCGATTTGGACGTCGTCGTGACACGACTCAACGACCCGGTATTGGTGCTGCGGAACGATGCCGCAGCGTCGCGGCTCACAGTGCGGCTGCTTGGCCGGACACCGAATACGCAGGGCATCGGTGCGAAGGTTCTGGTTCGGAGTGGGTCATTGCCAGAGCAGAGCAAAGAAGTGACCTCCGGCGGAATGTACCTCTCGGGCTCCGAAGCTCTGCAGGTCTTTGCGGCGGACAGTGGCGAGATCACGATCGAGGTCCGGTGGCGGAGCGGTGGCACTTCGGTCATCGACGGCGTGCGCGCGAACCGGCTGTACGAGATCCGTGAGCCGGCGGTCGCGGCGGAGAGGGCGGAGGGATCCTCGGCCACTGCCGAAACCGCGCCGACTCCGTTCTTCGAGGACGTGTCGTTCCTATTGGGGCATCGGCACGTCGAAACCCCGTTCGACGAGACCCGGCAGCAGCTACTTCCGAACGGCCTCGATCGCTTGGGACCGGGAGTCACTTGGTACGACGTGGACGACGACGGCGACGTGGACCTCCTCATCCCTTCCGGCAGGGGCGGGCGGCTCGGTTTTTTCCGGAACGACGCAGGGCGATTCACGGATCTCTCGGGGCGCTTCGCGGTCGCGTCACTCGATCAGAGTGTGGCGCTTCCGATGCCCACCGGCTCGGGCACCAGGATCCTCATCGGCCGATCGAGCTACGAGGCCGAGAGCCCTGCCGCAGCCCTCGCGGCATCGGCGGTGCTGTCTCTCCCGGTCTTTGGCGGGGTGGCGTACGAGGCGATCAGTGGCGACACGAGCAGCGTGGGCGCGCTCGCGACCGCCGACATCGATTCTGATGGCGATCTCGATCTCTTCGTCGGGGGACGGTTGGTGCCGGCGGCGTATCCCTTGCCCGCGACGTCGCGACTCTTCCTCAACGAGGGCGGGGTATTCGTTCTGGACGTGGCGAACCGCTCGGTGCTAGAATCGATCGGCCTGGTTTCCGCGGCGACGTTCGCGGACATCGACGGAGACGGTGACCCGGACCTCCTTTTGGCCCGGGAATGGGCCCCTCTCGAACTACTCAGGAACGACGGCGGGGTCTTCCTCAGCGTGGGCTCCGCCTGGGGACTCGCGGAGCTGCACAGCCGGTGGAACGGTGTTGCAACAGGAGACCTGGACGGCGACGGACGGCTCGACGTCGTGGCCACGAGCTGGGGGCGCAACACGCGGCCCGCTCCCAGGCCCGAGCGACCGTTGGTCCTCTACTTCGGTGACCTCGACCGGAGCGGCTCGCTGGATCTGCTGCTTGTGCAGCGCGACGCGCGGCTCGACGGGCTCTACCCCTTGCAGCGTCTGCCGAGACTGCTCGCGGCGATGCCGTTTCTGGGGCAGAGGGTTGGTTCGTTCTCGGACTTCGCCTCGGCCACGGTACAGGAGTTGTTCGGTGAGGCTCTGACGTCCGCGGGACGTTTGGAGGTCAACACGTACGAGCACACCCTTTTCCTCAACCGCGGTGACCACTTCGAGGCGGTACCTCTGCCGGTTGAGGCGCAGCTTGCTCCGGCCTTCTACGTCGGAATCGCGGACTTCGACGGGGACGGCAATGAGGATGTCTTTCTGAGTCAGAACTTCTTCCCCACGGAAATCGGTGCGCCACGCTATGACGGCGGGCGGGGCCTTTGGCTCCGCGGGGATGGCACGGGGGGGTTGGTGGCGGTACCGGGCCAGGAGTCTGGCATTCGCGTCTACGGGGACGGTCGTGGTGCGGCGCTCGGCGACTTCGACGGGGACGCTCGAGTCGATCTGGCGGTCGCTCAGAACGGAGCGGCGACCCGCCTCTTCCGGAACGTCGGTGCCACACCGGGTCTGCGGGTCCGGCTCGTTGGGCCGGCCGGAAATCCCCGTGGCATCGGGGCCTGGGTCCGTCTCGTGTTTCCGGACGGGGCGGGACCAGTGCGGGAGATCACGGCGGGCTCGGGTTACTGGTCCGTCGATAGCGCCGTCCCGGTGCTCGGTGGGACGGCGGGTGCGACTGCGGTCCGTGTGCGCTGGCCGGGCGGGCCAGAGGTCGAAGTGCCCATCCCGGAAGGCGCGATCGAGGTTACGGTCCGCTACGGATCGGAGCGGTCTCGCTGA
- a CDS encoding ferredoxin: MKVWIDQDLCTGDGLCEEIAPDVFVLLDDGLAYVKEGDKVFAASEGNIEGAKGLAAFPDEQTDLVVEAAEECPGECIFIEP, encoded by the coding sequence GTGAAGGTCTGGATCGATCAGGATCTTTGTACAGGAGACGGTTTGTGCGAGGAGATCGCTCCTGACGTGTTCGTACTGCTTGACGACGGACTCGCGTACGTGAAGGAGGGCGACAAGGTTTTCGCCGCTTCCGAGGGGAACATCGAAGGTGCGAAGGGACTGGCCGCTTTCCCCGACGAGCAGACGGATCTCGTCGTTGAGGCCGCTGAGGAGTGTCCCGGTGAGTGCATCTTCATTGAGCCGTAG
- the atpF gene encoding F0F1 ATP synthase subunit B encodes MRATRILPVALSLLAALPGPLWAQGAGEESGGGLFDINTGLSVWTLIIFAGLLLILSKTAWGPILAAVDAREKGIQAALDEAAQRNAEAAGLLEQHREQLMDARRQANELIAEGKAAGENVRKDIEEKARSEGKTIVERARAEIGRERDAALDMLRKESVELALAAASQLMRERLDQAKDREFVERYLDELGDSRGAQA; translated from the coding sequence ATGAGAGCCACTCGAATTTTGCCGGTCGCACTATCGCTTCTAGCCGCGCTGCCGGGCCCGCTGTGGGCCCAGGGAGCTGGCGAGGAAAGCGGTGGAGGCCTCTTCGATATCAACACAGGCCTGAGCGTATGGACGCTGATCATCTTCGCCGGCTTGCTGCTGATTCTGTCCAAGACCGCCTGGGGCCCCATCCTGGCCGCGGTCGACGCGCGGGAGAAAGGTATCCAGGCCGCGCTCGACGAGGCTGCCCAACGCAATGCAGAGGCCGCGGGTCTGCTCGAGCAGCACCGTGAGCAGCTCATGGACGCGCGGCGGCAGGCCAACGAGTTGATCGCCGAAGGCAAGGCCGCTGGCGAGAACGTCCGCAAGGACATCGAAGAGAAGGCTCGATCCGAGGGTAAAACGATCGTCGAGCGGGCCCGCGCCGAAATCGGGCGTGAGCGCGACGCGGCGCTCGACATGCTCAGAAAGGAGTCGGTGGAGCTCGCGTTGGCTGCGGCGTCGCAACTGATGCGGGAGAGGCTCGACCAGGCCAAGGATCGTGAGTTCGTCGAGCGCTACCTGGACGAGCTCGGGGATTCCCGTGGAGCGCAGGCGTGA
- the atpH gene encoding ATP synthase F1 subunit delta — protein MRDETVAKNYAETLFELARRHDGVESYGVAIATVARIIEENPKFRLFLETPRIDDEDKKVVVRRAFGEALPKHVVNFVMVTIDKRRQRLLRDISRGYHLLLDDHLGRENVEVTVARQVDDATTQMIAERLSGALGTRVIPHIRVKPEIIGGLVVRTGDTIYDGSIRRRLDGMRRRLLRAQLPAAAGGPADA, from the coding sequence GTGAGAGACGAAACCGTCGCCAAGAACTACGCGGAGACGCTCTTCGAGCTGGCGCGTCGCCACGACGGTGTGGAGTCGTACGGGGTCGCGATCGCCACCGTCGCCCGCATCATCGAGGAGAATCCGAAGTTCCGCCTCTTCCTCGAGACTCCGCGCATCGATGACGAAGACAAGAAGGTCGTCGTCCGACGCGCGTTCGGAGAAGCGTTGCCGAAGCACGTCGTGAACTTCGTGATGGTGACGATCGACAAGCGGCGCCAACGCCTCCTACGTGACATCTCGCGGGGGTACCACCTTCTGCTCGACGACCACTTGGGTCGGGAAAACGTGGAGGTGACCGTGGCACGTCAGGTCGATGATGCCACAACGCAAATGATTGCTGAACGCCTCTCGGGCGCGCTCGGAACAAGAGTGATCCCTCACATCCGGGTGAAGCCAGAGATCATCGGGGGACTCGTCGTACGCACGGGTGACACGATCTACGACGGATCGATTCGTAGGCGCCTGGACGGAATGCGTCGTCGCCTCCTGCGGGCGCAGTTGCCCGCGGCGGCTGGTGGCCCCGCCGACGCCTGA
- the atpB gene encoding F0F1 ATP synthase subunit A translates to MRLQENATPDLGEWLMHHLRDGKEIELEILGRGWVWHLPQWEPFHIGALELDLSPTKHGVFLLVAAILLLLVFIPIGYAMRNRYTDSAPRGLPNAMEALVIYFRDEVVRRNIGHGADSYTPYILTLFFFILTMNLVGVIPFGATPTGNINVTAALALVTFVVVEISGMRALGFRGYMGTIFYAPPGLPKAGQAVLMLIMTPVEVMGKLTKPFALMIRLFANMTAGHSLVLSLIGMIFLFAHLPIGKFMIAGGSLSMLLGVMLLEVFVAFLQAYIFAMLTTVFIGLIRHAH, encoded by the coding sequence GTGAGACTCCAGGAGAATGCCACGCCCGACCTCGGGGAGTGGCTCATGCACCACCTCCGCGACGGCAAGGAGATCGAGCTCGAGATCCTCGGACGCGGGTGGGTGTGGCACTTGCCGCAGTGGGAGCCGTTCCACATCGGTGCGCTGGAGCTCGACCTCTCCCCGACGAAGCACGGGGTCTTTCTTCTGGTAGCCGCGATCCTGCTGCTGTTGGTCTTCATCCCGATCGGTTACGCCATGCGGAACCGGTATACGGACAGCGCTCCGAGAGGCCTCCCGAACGCGATGGAGGCGCTGGTCATCTACTTCCGGGATGAGGTCGTCCGCCGCAACATCGGGCACGGGGCGGACTCGTACACGCCGTACATCCTGACGCTCTTCTTCTTCATCTTGACCATGAACCTGGTCGGAGTGATCCCGTTCGGCGCGACGCCGACCGGAAACATCAACGTCACGGCTGCGCTCGCCCTCGTGACCTTCGTTGTCGTCGAGATTTCAGGGATGCGGGCGTTGGGATTCAGGGGCTATATGGGGACGATCTTCTACGCCCCGCCCGGGCTTCCGAAGGCGGGCCAAGCCGTCCTGATGCTGATTATGACGCCAGTGGAAGTCATGGGGAAGCTGACCAAGCCGTTCGCGCTGATGATCCGACTTTTTGCGAATATGACGGCCGGGCACTCGCTCGTCCTGTCGCTCATCGGGATGATCTTCCTGTTCGCGCACCTCCCGATCGGGAAGTTCATGATCGCGGGTGGGTCGTTGAGCATGTTGCTCGGCGTGATGCTTCTCGAGGTCTTCGTGGCCTTCCTCCAGGCATACATCTTCGCGATGCTGACCACAGTCTTCATCGGTCTGATCCGCCACGCGCATTGA
- a CDS encoding F0F1 ATP synthase subunit C: protein MLAIFQNVAMDAEAAQAWGGLFGAGIGIGLVIIGAGIGIGLIGYGATQGIARQPEAAAAIQTAAIILAALVEGAALFALVITILYKFN, encoded by the coding sequence ATGCTGGCCATCTTTCAGAACGTCGCCATGGACGCAGAGGCCGCGCAGGCTTGGGGAGGTCTCTTCGGTGCCGGTATCGGCATCGGACTCGTGATCATCGGCGCGGGTATCGGCATCGGTCTGATCGGTTACGGCGCGACCCAGGGTATCGCGCGTCAGCCCGAGGCCGCCGCTGCGATCCAGACGGCTGCGATCATCCTTGCGGCGCTGGTCGAAGGAGCGGCGCTGTTCGCTCTCGTTATCACGATCCTGTACAAGTTCAATTAG
- a CDS encoding AtpZ/AtpI family protein, which translates to MAGGESVLGSACPSPGSRAVAGDEQRSDPREIVRASGRHMGLGLAFALSILLFLGGGAWLDSKLGTTPFLMLVGAAVGAGAGFYSLYYHIVIEPRQRENGPR; encoded by the coding sequence ATGGCGGGTGGCGAGTCCGTTTTGGGCTCGGCGTGCCCGTCGCCAGGGAGCAGGGCTGTGGCCGGAGACGAGCAGCGCAGTGACCCCCGGGAAATCGTGCGGGCGTCCGGTCGGCATATGGGCCTTGGTTTGGCTTTTGCGCTTTCGATCCTGCTCTTCCTGGGTGGGGGAGCGTGGTTGGACTCCAAGCTCGGCACGACGCCGTTCCTCATGCTCGTGGGAGCGGCCGTGGGCGCGGGCGCAGGTTTCTACAGTCTGTACTACCACATCGTGATCGAACCCAGGCAGCGAGAGAACGGCCCGCGATGA
- a CDS encoding HlyC/CorC family transporter — protein MIGAAAGMIVLFLILSAVLTAAHTAVFHIGSSRVRTLQQEGFTGADALGEVRANPSAVESSVRLTTGALNLGALGVGVSTGAMTWGRGGPIADVLIGIVVIVGFTDIVPRSVVARHPVRLALASASTLLTLSKWTRFIWGAVSRLQVALVRGRDDELSTEERELRELQEIGQEEGILEESENQLVERAFRLDELTAWDIMVPRVDIFAWKRELTVGDVLDGLEDLPYSRVPVYRKSVDDVTGIVFVRELYERVAAGQQDVKLAELSHEPFFVPGSLSCAELLRDFQARRIHMGLVADEFGGTDGLVTLEDVLEELVGEIHDETDVTEDEILRLSETQLECDAGVDVREINTALNVSLPKDEHRSLNGMILEELGHVPAQGDSFEAAGVRIDIVEASETQVLRARVTRLLAPRVPTDH, from the coding sequence ATGATAGGCGCCGCGGCCGGAATGATCGTGCTGTTCCTCATTCTGTCGGCGGTGCTCACCGCCGCGCACACCGCCGTGTTCCATATCGGCTCCTCGCGCGTGCGGACGCTCCAGCAGGAGGGGTTCACCGGAGCCGATGCTCTGGGCGAGGTCCGAGCGAATCCGAGCGCCGTCGAATCGAGCGTGCGGCTCACTACAGGCGCACTCAACCTCGGCGCACTCGGCGTCGGGGTCAGCACGGGAGCGATGACGTGGGGCCGCGGCGGGCCAATCGCCGACGTGCTCATCGGGATCGTGGTGATCGTCGGCTTCACGGACATCGTACCACGCAGCGTCGTGGCACGGCACCCGGTGCGGCTCGCCCTCGCGTCGGCCTCGACGTTACTCACGTTGAGTAAGTGGACGCGATTCATTTGGGGAGCCGTCTCCAGACTCCAAGTCGCTCTCGTCCGTGGCCGAGACGACGAGCTCAGCACCGAAGAGCGAGAACTGCGTGAGCTCCAGGAGATTGGGCAGGAGGAGGGCATCCTCGAGGAGTCCGAGAACCAGCTGGTCGAGCGGGCGTTCAGACTCGACGAACTCACCGCCTGGGACATCATGGTCCCCCGTGTCGACATTTTCGCTTGGAAGCGAGAACTGACCGTCGGCGACGTGCTCGACGGACTCGAGGACCTGCCCTACAGCCGTGTACCGGTGTACCGGAAGTCCGTCGACGACGTGACCGGCATCGTATTCGTGCGAGAACTGTACGAGCGCGTCGCAGCAGGACAGCAGGACGTGAAGCTCGCCGAGCTCTCGCACGAGCCGTTTTTTGTCCCGGGATCACTCTCATGCGCCGAGCTGCTGCGCGACTTTCAGGCCCGGCGTATCCACATGGGCCTCGTCGCCGACGAGTTTGGTGGCACCGATGGACTCGTGACGCTCGAAGACGTGCTCGAAGAGCTCGTAGGCGAGATCCACGACGAGACGGACGTCACGGAGGACGAGATCCTTCGGCTTTCCGAGACCCAGCTCGAATGCGATGCGGGCGTCGACGTGCGCGAGATCAACACAGCATTGAACGTCTCGCTACCGAAGGACGAACATCGGTCCCTGAACGGCATGATCCTGGAGGAACTCGGGCACGTGCCGGCGCAGGGAGACAGCTTCGAGGCCGCCGGAGTGCGCATCGACATCGTGGAAGCGAGCGAGACCCAGGTGCTGCGAGCCAGGGTTACCCGTCTCCTGGCGCCGCGCGTTCCGACCGATCACTAG
- a CDS encoding gamma carbonic anhydrase family protein has translation MALIIPFNGKTPTVHPSAFLAPTAVLIGDVTIGAEASIWFGAVLRGDDPDNGIVVGPRSSVQDNCVVHVGAWQPTVIGADVTVGHGAKFECCTIGDRTVVGMNAVILQHAVIGAECVLAANTVVLEGAVIPDRCVVAGVPGVIKKRLDGSAAKWIEGGGSHYVDLSREYRALGVGLPGISETAPIRSGP, from the coding sequence ATGGCCCTCATCATCCCGTTCAACGGGAAGACCCCGACCGTTCATCCATCGGCCTTTCTCGCCCCGACTGCGGTGCTCATCGGCGACGTGACGATCGGCGCGGAAGCCAGCATCTGGTTCGGCGCCGTCCTGCGGGGTGACGACCCCGACAACGGTATCGTGGTCGGCCCGCGTTCGAGCGTGCAAGACAACTGCGTCGTGCACGTGGGGGCCTGGCAGCCAACCGTAATCGGTGCAGACGTGACCGTGGGCCACGGAGCCAAGTTCGAGTGCTGCACGATCGGCGACCGGACGGTCGTCGGGATGAACGCGGTAATCCTGCAGCACGCCGTGATCGGGGCAGAGTGCGTGCTCGCAGCCAATACGGTGGTGCTGGAAGGCGCCGTGATTCCCGACCGGTGCGTCGTGGCGGGCGTGCCGGGGGTCATCAAGAAGCGGCTCGATGGCTCCGCGGCGAAGTGGATCGAGGGAGGCGGATCGCACTACGTGGACTTGTCGCGCGAATACCGCGCGCTTGGCGTCGGCCTCCCGGGTATCAGCGAGACCGCTCCGATCCGTAGCGGACCGTAA
- a CDS encoding MoxR family ATPase: protein MTTTPQSAVLDRDLELLDRVAEVSGLMRAEVAKRIVGQHEVVDELLTALLANGHVLLVGVPGLAKTLLVQTIADALDLKFSRIQFTPDLMPTDITGTEVIEEDRTTGRRVFRFVKGPIFANIVLADEINRTPPKTQAALLEAMQERTVTAAGNSYPLEQPFFVLATQNPIEQEGTYPLPEAQLDRFMLELPIYYPSRDEEEEIAMRTTGEEEPEVLPVLTATELIDLQHLVRRIPAPPSLVSFAVRLARSTRPGEEAAPVSQQYVAWGAGPRASQYLVLGAKARAASRGAAIPSYDDVRAIAPAVLAHRLVLNFEAEADGRTTRDVIRELLEETRDWS from the coding sequence ATGACAACCACCCCACAGAGTGCGGTCCTCGACCGAGATCTGGAGCTGCTCGATCGAGTCGCGGAAGTCTCCGGTCTGATGCGCGCGGAGGTGGCCAAGCGCATCGTCGGCCAGCATGAGGTTGTCGACGAGCTTCTGACGGCGCTTTTGGCGAACGGCCATGTGCTGCTGGTCGGCGTCCCGGGTTTGGCCAAGACGCTGCTCGTGCAGACGATCGCAGACGCACTCGATCTCAAATTCAGCCGGATCCAGTTCACGCCGGATCTCATGCCTACCGACATCACGGGTACCGAAGTCATCGAGGAGGACCGCACGACGGGGCGGCGGGTCTTCCGCTTCGTCAAAGGTCCGATCTTCGCCAACATCGTGCTCGCCGACGAGATCAACCGCACGCCGCCCAAGACCCAGGCGGCGCTGCTCGAGGCGATGCAGGAACGGACCGTGACCGCCGCGGGTAACAGCTACCCGCTCGAACAGCCCTTCTTCGTGCTCGCCACGCAGAATCCCATCGAACAAGAAGGCACGTACCCGCTACCCGAGGCTCAGCTCGACCGCTTCATGCTCGAGCTCCCGATCTACTACCCTTCTCGCGATGAAGAAGAGGAAATCGCGATGCGGACGACGGGAGAGGAGGAGCCGGAGGTGCTCCCGGTCCTGACTGCGACCGAGCTCATCGACTTGCAGCACCTCGTCCGCCGCATCCCGGCACCGCCCTCCCTCGTCTCCTTCGCCGTGCGCCTCGCGCGATCAACGCGACCAGGCGAGGAGGCCGCCCCGGTGAGCCAACAGTACGTCGCGTGGGGTGCCGGCCCGCGCGCTTCTCAGTACCTCGTGCTCGGCGCAAAGGCACGAGCGGCCTCGCGGGGTGCGGCCATCCCATCGTATGATGACGTTCGAGCGATCGCGCCCGCCGTCCTGGCCCATCGACTGGTCCTCAACTTCGAGGCCGAAGCCGACGGCCGGACGACGCGCGACGTGATCCGTGAGCTCCTCGAGGAGACCCGGGATTGGAGCTAG